The window actccagctttcttttgcatgatagatggttctccatccccttactttcaatctaaaggtgtctttaggtctaaagtgggtctcttgtaaacagcatatagatgggtcttgttttcttatccgttctgttaccctatgtcttttgattggagcattgagtccgttgacttttagagtgagtactgaaagatgtgaattcattgccattatgttgcttgtagagttggggtttctggtggtggtctctggtcctttctaatctttgttgcctttggtatttatctgtttgtttgtttgtttgtttattcatcttttctcccctcagagagtcccccttaaaatttcttgcagggctggtttagtggtcacaaactcctttaatttttgtttgtctgggaaactttttatctctcctattttgaatgatagccttgctggataaagaattcttggctgcatatttttctgattcagcacattgaatatatcctgccactcctttctggcttgccaagtttctgtggacaggtctgctgcaaacctgatctgtcttcccttgtaggttaaggacttttttttaccttgctgctttcatgactctctccttgcctgagtattttgtgaatttgactatgatatgccttgttggtggtcggtttttgttgaatctaatgggagtcctctgtgcttcctggattttgatgtctgtgtctttctccaggttaagaaagttttctgctatgatttgctcacataaccctactacccctatttctttctcttcctcttctggcatccctgtgattctgatgttcctttttaatgagacactgatttctctaattcttaaatcgttctcttttgccttaatctccctcttttttttctgcttcactaTTCTTtgtaagtttgttctctatattgctgattctctgctctgcctcatccatccttgctgccgcagcatccattcgagattgcagctcagttgtagcattttttacttcatcctgactagcttttactccttgatctctgcagaaagggattctaatctattttcgactccagctagtattcttattatcatgattctaaattctggttcagacatcttgcttgtatctgtgttggttaagtccctggctgtcgtttcttccaggtgtttcttttggggtgaattccttcatttcatcattttgaagggagaaaagcaattaatgaggtagaaaaaattaaaatgaaaatgaaaaaaatattaaaattaaacacacacacacacaaatcaaataaatgatggtagatcctagatgtgttttggtctgggtgttgcaAGTGGCttgataaattaaagaaaaaaaaggagaaaaaagaaaaaaaataaattgtttgaaaatttgaaaaaatgaatacactgaggtagactaaaatgaaattatggaaataaaatatattttgaaaaactttacacaaaagtaaaaactatagtagaaaaaattaaagaaaaatatgttcaataaaaattgaaaataaaaatgaattttttctctttctgtatttaagaaaaataaaagaaatgaaaaagagggaaaaaaaaagaaagaaagaaagttgaatAGGTGGAccagctaacagactgaaatatgactgaaattacttcatttttctctcGAAGTCAAATTATGAAGTACTTCATAGTCCATGAACTtagcaggcagtgagacttgtgttcttggagagcgaggttggcccagttgggcggggcttagtgtaatggctccgttctccactagatggcgctgttagcctactggggtggattgtggtgcttgtaggtacATATGCGCATGggcgggagcagtgaaaatggtgtcacccagctacccagtctctagtatgggaactctgttctccccaatcagcaatcgCGGACCTGTCCTTCGTCTTTGGCTTCCGTCCACTCTCTGCTTCCACACCGTCTATGACTGAGCCCCAgacagcacctccctcctgagttttgtctcagatgcggctgccttccctggccccccacttctgagggactgtgtcTTTGACCCTCTGCGGAGgatctcaccgagcaatggctgggtgccagctgcacccagggACGCTtgcaggactgtgctgctgccaatgcccagagaccggggccaggtgccagcccaccccagaaaaagttcatgagacagtgtagcagcaccACCTCAGGGATTATgggaaatcacaacacacatctggcaccaggcttcacccccaatgaCATCGTTCCAGCACCAgggaatgtggccattctctggggtctgctgggcccaggtggcctcacagcctctaccaaatgtccttccagcagtggaaccacttctccccatgtggcccaagaatgtcccagaccccactctgctcctgaggattcgCCCTTCacaccagagcacctccaggtattgagctgcagagtttcagactctgcactcccctgtttacagtcttaatggaatttaaaccctcttctttctcctttctccctgtttAGTTCAGTCcttgcagctgtttccacttttccgctttctctccagctgcttttggggaggggtgcttttcccgtatccACACACCCCCtgctgtctccatcctctctccacatgcaaaagcagctccctgccctccaaggcttctctctcctcaggttcacctctccacaccatgtacctgctgagttctgtggttcaggttgtgcatattgttgtgttaatcctcagatcagttttctaggtgtgcaggatggtttagtgttggtctggctgtatttcatggatgagagacacacaaaaaacttccatgctgttccaccatcttggcttctcCACCCAGGGTGTTTTCTAACACGACTGGAGATATGAATGTAAGTGCActtcagaaagggaaggagatgtAGTCTGGGATCTGAGTCTGTCCATGTCAGCTACGACATTCTGCTGTGAACTTTCCTTATCcaaaagtggagataataatttGTGGAAGACTGTATGAGGCTCCAAATGGACATTACATTTGATAGGCAACTTGTGTATAAATTCTCACATTGGGAGcactggacaaaaaaaaaaaagagagacaaaatgagaTTCAGAATAGAACAGGATTTATTAAGAAATGTAAGTAAGACTTTCTGCATCTAGGGAGATATTCAAAGTGATCATGACAGGTAGAAAGCATCATAGGAGgactgaaatataaaaatgatatgaaGTCTTTCATTATTTGGTGACACCCATGTATGAGTCATAAGGATTTGTTTCTTTATCTAGATACTTAGAGGGACAGGATGAAGACCTGAGTCAAAGACCTGGAGTCAAAGCAGAGATCATGGCTCCATAGCAGGATACATGAAGCAGGATACAGGGCATGTGATTCACAGGACATAaggaagaatataatttttaaaaagtggtccaTACTTCATCAATCTGATTCACAAGCTCTTAAATAGGCAGATGAATAACAAAGAAGGCTTGCAGCAGCTGGACACAGCAAGGGCAGCAGCATGTGGTCCTACAGCAAGTGGACTGACAGCATATTGGGCAGTAGTCAGGCTAGCAGCGGCTGGATCCACAGTCCTGGGCTAGGCACCCAGGCAGGCAGCAGCAGGTGGGGTGGTAGCAGGTTCTCATGCAGTACACGGGGGTTCAGCAACCTGACTGGCAGCAGTGGGACCCACAGCAGTTTTGTCCACAGCCGCTGGACCCACAGCCGCTGGACCCACAACAGCTGGGCTGGCAGCAGGTGGTCCGGCAGCAGGTGGTGTGACAGCAAGTTGGGCAGCAGCAAGGCTGGCAGCAGCTCGACCCACAGCCGCTAGACCCACCGCAGTTGTGTCCACAGCCGCTGGACCCACAGCAGCTGGGCTGGCAGCAGGTGGTCCGGCAGCAGGTGGTGTGACAGCAAGCTGGACAGCAGCAAGGCTGGCAGCAGCTGGACCCACAGCCGCTAGACCCACCGCCGTTGTGTCCACAGCCGCTACACCCACAGCAGCTGGGCTGGCAGCAGGTGGTCCGGCAGCAGGTGGTCCTGCAGCACATAGGCTGGCAGCAAGAGGAGCAGCACGAGTGGGTCATGGTGtcgggggtggagggtgggcggGTCCTGTCCAGAGGTGAGGTTTTCAGATTCTGGTGCCTCCTCTGGATCTGGGGCTTTTATGCGCTGGACCCCCAAAGTTTAGACCAATGGGCAGGACTTTCCTTGTTGGTGTTTACATTGCTTTCCATAGTCACTAGAGGAATTGTAAAAAAGGAAGTTGTTTCCTAAATATtatgaatttttacaaaataagtgtttaatatgttttctatttGAGAATAACTCATAGAAacattttcagatgaaagaaAGTTATTCACATCATCAACATTGGTCTTGCTTCAGTGATCATCACAGCATGTGATCAAGTTCTCACTGAGCTGGGTAAGATCAGCACAGCTGTCCTTCTCCAGGTTTGGTCCTTATGTTGTACGTAGAATGGGAATATCTCTGGGTTGAGGGGCATGATGCTGACCTGTTTACACAGATGAACTGAATCATGCATAAGCCCAAGTCTGTTTCCCCCACAGAGCCTGATTAAAGACTCCCATAAGCTTCTGTCTGTTGTAGTACCCTCTGCTACCTACATATCCCAATCCAAGGATCTTTGGGTACAGGATGTCTGGCATAATATCTTCCATATGGGAAGGCAAAACCAAAGCAGGTGGGTAGAAGCAGCAGCAATACACTGGGACTAAGCAAGCATCAGTCAGTTATCCTGAGTAATAAATGGTCCTGATATACTCAGAACTGAGGGCTTTCCCAGCACGTGGAATTTCATTGATATAACTGGGGTGGTTCGGGGAAAGCAGGATAAGTTCATGACTTAATCCTAATTCATTTTTTGCATAGTCATTGACCTCATATaactcattatatatttttttctcctattttcttttaattgaaggaGTAGTCTAGGTAAGATGACACCTAAGGTATTTGTGAGTTCTAAAATGTGCAAATGTTTTTAGAGCTTAatattcatcttatttattttttatttatttaagtccaagttagttatatagtgtaatactggttttaggagtagaatttagtgatttgtcacttacatattacatccagtgctcatcccaacaagtgccctgaTAAATGGGTCATGGacattaacattaattttaaaaagtacttcaattgagatgcctgggtggctcggttagttaaacaactgactcttgatatcaggttGGGTCGTGATCTCTCTGTTGTGATCTCTCTgtcgtgatcttgtggtcatgagttgagccccacgtcgggctctgctctgagcatggagcctgctttggattctctctctccctctctctctttctctgcccatcccctgctcatactctttctctctctcaaaataaataaacattaaaaaaaattttaagttcttcaatttttaaattataatgcattaaagttaatcattttaaatatgataGAATATCACCAAATGAACATCCATGTCACTAATACCAGGTTAGCAAATAGAATTTTACTTCATCCCCTTCAAATTATATCCTTCATCATACCCAAAGGTAGGTTATCGTTCTATTGACTCACACATTGTATATGTTAATAGTCACTTcaaatgtttttagattttttttataaaggaaatatagAATTGGCTACTTTTACTTTATATTATGAATGTGAGATTTATATAGGAAATTCCTTCAATTctgtttctttataattttccaaTGAATAAATATGATATAATGTATTTGCTTATCTACCATTGATATATATtgtggtacatatatatgtatatttataccatTGATATATATTGTGATATATATTGTTGCACCTGGGAACtatcaaaaatattacaaatattaaaatgttctattAATTCTATTGTATGAGTCTTatgatatatattcattattttttattattttaaagttttatttatttaaattcaagtcagttaacatacagtgtactgttggtttcaggagtagaaccagtGATTTGTAACTTacaatataacacccagtgttcatcccaacaagtcctCTCCTTGAgacccatcacccattcagcccatccccccacccacctcccctccagcaaccctcagtttgttctctgtgtttaagagtctcttatggtttgtttccctctctgtttttatcttatttttcctttctctcccctatgttcatctgttgtgtttcttaaattccacatatgaatgaaatcatatatttgtctttctctgacttatttcacttagcataagtgaagttccatccacattgttgcaaatggcaagatttcatttgttgattgctgagtagtattccattgtatatatgtatacaatatatacatatatgtatagatatgtatatagatatgtgtatatatgtatagatatgtatatatctatgtatgtatctatatctatatctatgtctatatctatctatctatctatctatataatccattcatcaattgatggagatttgggctcttttcataatctggctattttttttaagtttatatgagagagagaaagggagagagggagagagactcctaagcaggctctaacTATCAGTGTGtgaagcccaacgcagggcttgaactcatgaaccatgagatcatgacctgagctgaaatcgagtcagatgcttaaccaactgagccacacaggtgcctccataattttgctattgttgatatcactgctataaacactggggtgcatgtgccccttcattttttaatcctttggataattacctagtagtgcaatcactgggtcgtaggatagttctatttttaattttttgaggaaactctatacaattttccagagaggctgcaccactttgcattcccacaaacagtgcaaaaagggttcccctttctctgcacccttgccaacatctgttgtttcctgagttgttcatttcaACCATTCTGTCATGCTTGAGGtggtattgtggttttgatttgtatttctctgatgatgagtgatgttgagcatcttttcatgtgtctgttagccatctggatgtcttcctaggaaaagtgtctattcatgccttctgcccatttcttcactggattatttgtttctgggGTGTTCAGTTTGAaaagatctttatagattttggctattaaccctttatctggtatgtcatttgcaaatatcttttcccattctgttggttgccttttagttttgttaattgttttcttcactgggaAGAAGCTTTtttcttaatgaggtcccaatagctcctttttgcttttatttcccttgcctctggagacatgtcaagtaagaagttgctgcggctgaggtcaaagaaattgttgcctgttttctcctgtaggattttgatggtttctgtctcacatttaggcctttcatccactttgaatttatttttgtgtatggtgtaacaaagtggtccaggttcattcttctgcattttgctgtccagttttccaatgaaactaaaagctggttttttgaaataataaacaaaattgataaactcctacccagacttctcaaaaagaaaagaggaccaggatagataaaatcacaaatgaaagaggaaagatcacaaccaacaccacagatgtacaaacaataataaaagaatattatggaaaactatatgccaacaaactggacagtctgaaagaaatggacaaattcctagaaactaaCACCTACCAGAgcacaaacaggaagaaatagaaaattttaacagggccataaccagaaaataaattgaattagttatcagaactctccaaacaaataagagtcctcagccagtggcttcccaggagaattctaccagacatttaaagcagagttaatacctattcttctcaaactgttccaaaaagtagaaatggaaataaagctTCCGATCTCATTATgaagcattaccttgattccaaaaccaatcaaagactccactaaaaaggagaattataggccaatatctctgatgaaccaggatgcaaaaattctcaacaaaatactagtaaatcgaattcaacagtacattaaaataatattcactgtgatcaagcaggatttattcctgggctgcaggactggttcaatatttgcaaatcaatcaatgtgatacaccacattaataaaagaaaggataagaaccatatgatcttttcaacagacgcagaaaaagcatttgaaaaaatacaacatcctttcttgataaaaatccctcaagaaaatagggatagaagaaacatgCCCTAACATCATAAAAGCCCATATATGATAGGCCCACAACTAAtatcttcaatggggaaagactgttcctcctaaggtcaggaacacaacaggaatGTCTCACCACctttgtttaacatagtgttggaagtcctagccacaacaatcagacaacaaagagaaataaaaggcatacaaattggcaaagaagatgtcaaactttcactctttgctgatgacatgatactctacatggaaaccctgaaagactccacaaaaaaaaccTGCTACAACTGAtgcgtgaattcagcaaagtcgcatgatataaaatcagcatacagaaattggttgcatttctatacaccaattaTGAatctgcagaaagagaaatcaaggaatctatcccatttaccattgcattatatattcattatatat is drawn from Panthera uncia isolate 11264 chromosome E1, Puncia_PCG_1.0, whole genome shotgun sequence and contains these coding sequences:
- the LOC125926528 gene encoding keratin-associated protein 9-2-like, whose amino-acid sequence is MTHSCCSSCCQPMCCRTTCCRTTCCQPSCCGCSGCGHNGGGSSGCGSSCCQPCCCPACCHTTCCRTTCCQPSCCGSSGCGHNCGGSSGCGSSCCQPCCCPTCCHTTCCRTTCCQPSCCGSSGCGSSGCGQNCCGSHCCQSGC